The segment GTTGGACTGTGGAGACCAGCAGGGCGTGGTGGTCGGAGGTAGGCGGGGCGATGGTGGTGATGAGGCGGCGGATCTGGGAGATCCTCTCCTCCACGCAGCCAGCCGACAAGCGAGCCTCAGCATCATGGTCCCAGCACTCCTCCACCGTCTCACAGACCTGAGCCAGACCCTGAAGACAGACCGGGACAGAACACGGGACAATGTCAGAATAACACAAAACCGTCCGTTTAGACTCAGATCACCaactaaaccaaaccaaactaaactaaaccaaaccaaaccaaactaaaccaaaccaaaccaaaccaaaccaaaccaaaccaaaccaaactaaaccaaactaaactaaaccaaactaaactaaaactaaacttcttcttctccctcgGCTTTTCCCGTCAGGGCTCtccacagcgaatcatccttctccacctcactctatcatgaacatcttctaccctaacactagccaacctcatgtcctctgttaagacatccatatatctcctctttggtcgtcctcttgccctcctgcctggcagcttcatctccaacatccttctaccaatatactcactatccctcctctgaacatgtccaaaccatctcagtctggcctctctgactttgtcgctaacacaggcaacgtgagccgtccctctgatgtactcgttccttattctgtctaacctggtcactcctaaggagaacctcaacatcttcatctctgctacctccatctcagcctcttgtctctttctcactgctaccgtctctaacccatagagcagagctggtctcaccactgtcttgtacacctttcctttgagtcttgctgacactcttctgtcacacaacactcctgacactttcctccacccgctccaacctgcctgcactcgcctcttcacctcttttccacactctccatcacactgaactgttgaccctaagtacttaaactcctgcaccttcttcacctcagccccctgtaacctaacatttctaccttggtccctctcgttcagacacatgtattctgtcttactacgactgaccttcatgcctcttctttccagagcaaacctccacctttccagctgttcctctacctgctctctactctcactgcaaatcacaatgtcatccgcaaacatcattgtccagggagattcctgtctgacctcatctgtcagcctgtccatcaacatagcaaacaagaagggactcaaagctgatccttggtgtagtcccacctccaccttgaactcctctgtctgacctacagcacatctcaccaccgtcatacttctctcatacatgtcctgaactagtctgatgtacttctctgccactcccgacgacctcatacagtaccacagctcctccctcggcaccctgtcatatgccttctctaaatctacaaagacacaatgcagctccttctgaccatctctgtacttttccatcaacattctcaaagcaaaaatggcatcagtggtgctcttacggggcatgaaaccatactgctgctcacaaatctccaccttcttcctaagcctggcttccactactctttcccacagcttcattgtgtggctcatcaactttattcctctatagttgctgcagttctgcgtgtcacccttgttcttaaagatcggaaccagaacacttctcctccattcctcaggcatcttctcactctctagaatcctattgaacaaactggttagaaactccactgctgtctctcctaagcacttccacacctccacaggtacgtcatcaggaccaacagcctttccactcttcatccttttcagagccttcctcacttcatcctttccaatctctgctacttcctgctccacagcATCCatatcttcctcccttctttccctgtcattttcctcattcatcagctcctcaaaatactctttccatcttttctgcacactctcctgggttgttacaaactaaaactaaactaaactaaactaaactaaactaaactaaactaaacagcattatttcaatatttaatcaCGTTTTCAGTCTTATTTTTCAGCATCAAACTCAAATTTTACTCATTtcaacaattaataaaaaaacaatgatgttCAGTGAAAATCTTTGTActcagacaaaaataaattaaataattaatttaataaagtaaattaacaaatcatagattttagttttagatACATGTtagaaaaaaacttttatgGAAAAGCGGATCAAACTTTATCTTTACTAAACTTCATATTATGGGAGACAACGGATCATTTTAAATGGTCTGAACAGAacagtaaaaaattaaaacaacaaaaagcagtaGAActcaacaagacaacaaactaTATTGTCCTGAATATATTGAATCATTATCTAATCTGATGATTTCAGCTCTTCAGCTACAGCCTTAAGAAAATCCAGGCAGTAAGACGTTCTTCACTCTAGAGTCACATTGTTCCAGTTACTCTTTAATTCACAGCTGTTACCTCAGTGATTCAGATGATGAGTTGTACTGTAGGTGAATAGCATCAGACTGGATTCAGCAGGAGGTACCAAATGTTAAAGGCCATGATCACAGctgaatcaacacctctctaAAACTAGTTTAAGGATTATTACTTCAATGACAGATGGTATCATGACTATTTAAATATACTATGTGTATTTGCACTCACGCTGTGTTTGAGCCAGAGATCTTTGAAGACTGGTCTCATCTTCTTGTGGACAATAATTTCCTGCAGGTCCTCCAGTGATGGATGCTGACCGACCTCCTCCTCAAATGGCAGCATGTACTCATCCACTGgacctaaacaaacaaaaacaatcccacacactgaaacacaaacaaacacctgagCAGAAAATCATCATGTATGTTAACATCCCACCAGCTGCTTCATGTGTTGCCTGCACCTGACGAAACACAAGGTGGAGAAAACCCAACACCGTTCTGTTTTAAACACAATCCACCTGTTTATTGAGGAAAGAatatttgttaatgtttttattaaatgtgagTTATCGTCAGCAGCTTTGCAGCGGGACACCAGCTCCCACAGCACCAGGCCCATGGCGTACATGTCGATACGAAGGAAGGCGTCTCGCTGGAAGTTGATGGCTCCTTCTAAAACCTCTGGAGCCATGTAACGCCTGGTTCCtacctgcagagacacagacacacagacatctaGTGTCTGACTGAAGCACttctcctcagtcttcagtctcaGCAGCTCACCTGTCCGTGCGTCTCTCCAGGTGGTTTCCCCGGCTCAAAGCAAACAGCGAGACCAAAGTCACCGATTACTGCTGTCAGGTCTGAACGCAACAGGATGTTTTTACTCTTGAAATccctgagagacacagagagaaagaatagAAGTCATTATAAACCACGTGACTCCAGAAGAGaacatttcctcttttataAATTTAATATGTGAACACTCTGTGCAGTGCAACTTTTATTAATCATAGAAATGAACCTAATAGTGATTTTTTTCCACTGACGTTTACGTGAATTACAAAATTAAGTAGTTACGATACTAGAAGAACTGAATTTCATAATAAATGGAGCTTGATTAAGTTTCTTTCCACTCTGAAGCTGGTTTGTAGTTTTCTGACAGATGTGACTGATTCAACctcactgcagctgctctgcagtCGTGTGCAGACCTGTGAGCGATGGCCGGTTTGGGTCCCTCTCCTTTGTGTCGGGGGATGTCTTCGTGAAGGTAAGCTAGCCCACGTGCCATCGACTCGGCTATGTGACACAGCTCAGTCCAGCTGATCACGTTTCCCTTCAGGAAGTCTGACAGAGAGCCCTGCAGAGATACAGGTTCAAGATCACATCGAACCAGTCCAACATTTCTGTTCttatgtaaaataaactgtttcatCACAGTGACACCCTGTGACGTCATAAACAACATTCTTTTTACTAGTctttgtaaaaacattattaacgtccttcctcttcatcttcctcaccCTGTCGTGGAACTCGCTGATGAGCCACAGTTCGGCCTCCAGGTGACTCCCTCGTTTCTCTGCAGTGATGTACCTCAGGATGTTTTCATGCTTCATACCCGGAGTAGTGAACACATCTCGCTCGTTCTGC is part of the Anabas testudineus chromosome 2, fAnaTes1.2, whole genome shotgun sequence genome and harbors:
- the LOC113163589 gene encoding activin receptor type-2B-like, with the protein product MMNEYVAVKIFPIQNKDSWQNERDVFTTPGMKHENILRYITAEKRGSHLEAELWLISEFHDRGSLSDFLKGNVISWTELCHIAESMARGLAYLHEDIPRHKGEGPKPAIAHRDFKSKNILLRSDLTAVIGDFGLAVCFEPGKPPGETHGQVGTRRYMAPEVLEGAINFQRDAFLRIDMYAMGLVLWELVSRCKAADGPVDEYMLPFEEEVGQHPSLEDLQEIIVHKKMRPVFKDLWLKHSGLAQVCETVEECWDHDAEARLSAGCVEERISQIRRLITTIAPPTSDHHALLVSTVQPVLMVTNVDLPPKESSI